From Paenibacillus physcomitrellae, the proteins below share one genomic window:
- a CDS encoding PhoH family protein translates to MAEQQTVIRIPLKNASEGLSLFGPQDIFLKLVEKKIDVQVVSRESEISVRGGDRDTMVAQQLFEVLLELIRGGYVLTERDVSYAIDLALDLRADQLLNLYKGEIAVTYRGKPIRVKTIGQNHYVTMIKKRDIVFGIGPAGTGKTYLAVVLAIAALKEGSVKKIVLTRPAVEAGESLGFLPGDLQEKVDPYLRPLYDALYDVMGPDQVAKALERGLIEIAPLAYMRGRTLDDSFIILDEAQNTTPEQMKMFLTRLGFGSKMVITGDMTQIDLPRGKKSGLIEASTILSQIEEIGFVHFNESDVVRHSLVQKIIVAYDAASDNN, encoded by the coding sequence TTGGCAGAACAACAGACTGTGATCAGAATCCCGCTTAAAAATGCTTCAGAAGGACTTTCTTTATTTGGTCCTCAGGATATATTCCTGAAACTGGTGGAAAAGAAAATTGACGTGCAAGTGGTCTCACGCGAATCGGAAATTTCGGTCCGCGGCGGGGACCGGGATACCATGGTTGCCCAGCAGCTGTTCGAAGTGCTGCTTGAGCTGATCCGGGGCGGATATGTGCTGACGGAACGGGATGTTTCTTACGCCATCGATCTTGCGCTGGATCTGCGGGCAGACCAGCTGCTTAATTTATATAAAGGTGAAATCGCCGTAACCTACCGCGGCAAACCGATCCGGGTCAAAACCATTGGCCAGAATCATTACGTAACGATGATCAAGAAACGGGATATCGTATTTGGAATCGGTCCTGCAGGTACGGGTAAGACCTATTTAGCTGTCGTTCTGGCCATTGCGGCTTTGAAGGAAGGATCAGTCAAAAAGATCGTCCTTACCCGTCCAGCGGTGGAAGCGGGTGAAAGTCTCGGGTTCCTGCCGGGAGATCTACAGGAAAAGGTGGATCCTTACCTGCGGCCTTTGTACGACGCCCTGTATGACGTGATGGGCCCGGATCAGGTGGCCAAGGCGCTGGAACGCGGATTGATTGAAATTGCTCCGCTTGCTTATATGCGGGGAAGAACGCTGGATGATTCGTTTATTATTTTGGATGAGGCCCAGAACACAACGCCGGAGCAAATGAAAATGTTCTTGACGCGGCTTGGTTTCGGCTCCAAAATGGTCATAACTGGCGATATGACGCAGATCGATTTGCCTAGAGGCAAGAAATCCGGATTAATTGAAGCCAGCACGATTTTGAGCCAGATTGAGGAAATCGGGTTCGTTCACTTCAATGAGTCGGATGTTGTGCGTCATTCTTTGGTACAGAAAATTATTGTGGCCTATGATGCGGCTTCGGATAACAATTGA
- the yqfD gene encoding sporulation protein YqfD, whose translation MKESAFSFLRGWVRLDIRGGDLEQLINKCGEKGIGVWEVKPLPGRRMELNVMLGDFFRLRPLLKQTSCRMHVKQRNGLPFLSLRVLRRKWFAAGIVLFVLAIFFMSSLVWDVEVKGNVNIPAEDIKEAAKEEGLFPFQWKFKLPEQDKLSKTLTRKLEGTSWVGVTIHGTKATIEVVEATKPKDQNLNSPRNLVSKSDAVVTYIYAERGYPKVAKNDRVKKGAVLIAGYQAGQTVVSKGEVRGLVWHEYNIETPLVKKESVLSGAKKTKGYLYFGNTAIQLTGYGKNQFAESVTYTENNPITWRKWKLPIGWMSENVMEKADIEIEQTPEQAKASGIAQAKRDILAKNGADAVVKAEKILHEKTENGKVYMKVLFEVEQNIAEEVPIVQDQGE comes from the coding sequence GTGAAAGAATCGGCCTTTAGCTTTCTCCGCGGATGGGTTAGGCTGGACATCCGTGGAGGCGATTTGGAACAGTTGATCAATAAATGCGGGGAGAAGGGGATAGGGGTTTGGGAGGTCAAACCCCTGCCAGGAAGGCGGATGGAGCTGAACGTCATGCTTGGTGATTTCTTCAGGCTGCGTCCGCTCTTGAAGCAGACAAGCTGCCGGATGCATGTGAAACAGCGGAATGGCCTGCCGTTCCTTTCGCTCCGGGTGCTGCGCCGCAAATGGTTTGCCGCCGGTATCGTTCTATTTGTTCTGGCTATCTTTTTTATGTCCTCCTTGGTTTGGGATGTGGAAGTGAAGGGCAATGTGAATATCCCGGCTGAAGACATTAAGGAGGCCGCCAAAGAGGAGGGGCTGTTCCCTTTTCAGTGGAAATTTAAGCTGCCTGAACAGGACAAGCTCTCCAAAACATTGACAAGGAAGTTGGAAGGCACGTCTTGGGTAGGGGTTACCATCCATGGTACCAAGGCGACGATTGAGGTGGTGGAAGCAACTAAACCGAAAGACCAGAATTTAAACAGCCCCCGCAATCTTGTCAGCAAATCGGATGCGGTTGTTACTTATATTTATGCGGAAAGAGGATATCCGAAGGTGGCTAAGAATGACCGGGTCAAAAAAGGTGCGGTGCTGATTGCCGGTTATCAGGCCGGGCAAACGGTCGTCTCCAAAGGAGAGGTGCGCGGACTGGTTTGGCATGAATATAACATTGAAACTCCGCTGGTGAAGAAAGAAAGTGTCCTTAGCGGCGCCAAAAAAACAAAAGGGTATCTGTACTTTGGGAACACGGCGATTCAGCTTACCGGTTACGGGAAAAACCAATTTGCCGAGAGTGTCACCTATACAGAAAACAATCCGATCACCTGGCGGAAGTGGAAGCTTCCGATCGGCTGGATGAGCGAAAACGTAATGGAAAAGGCGGATATTGAAATTGAGCAGACGCCGGAGCAGGCGAAAGCGAGCGGGATTGCCCAGGCGAAACGGGATATTTTAGCGAAAAACGGTGCGGATGCCGTCGTTAAAGCGGAAAAAATTTTGCATGAGAAGACTGAGAATGGTAAAGTTTATATGAAAGTGTTGTTTGAGGTAGAGCAGAATATCGCGGAAGAGGTTCCTATAGTCCAAGATCAAGGAGAATGA
- the yqfC gene encoding sporulation protein YqfC, with amino-acid sequence MSRIARKFRKWTVDALDLPGDLVFELPRLTLVGGKQLLIENHRGVLHFSEERLSLALSEGGLEVTGKDLVIKTIMPQEIMVEGDIEEIKYRGTGEKP; translated from the coding sequence ATGAGCCGCATTGCCCGCAAATTTCGCAAATGGACCGTTGATGCGCTCGATCTCCCGGGGGATCTCGTCTTTGAGCTGCCCAGACTTACGCTTGTAGGCGGGAAGCAGCTGCTCATTGAGAATCACAGGGGCGTTCTGCATTTTTCGGAAGAGCGGTTAAGTTTGGCACTCAGTGAAGGCGGCCTCGAAGTAACGGGAAAAGATCTGGTCATCAAGACCATTATGCCCCAGGAGATCATGGTAGAAGGGGATATCGAGGAAATCAAGTATCGTGGAACGGGGGAGAAGCCGTGA
- a CDS encoding GatB/YqeY domain-containing protein — MNLSERLNEDMKQAMRNQEKFKLTTIRMVRATIKNLEIDLKRTLNDDEVLDILSREIKQRKDALQDFIKAGREDLADNLNVEIDIIARYLPEQLTEEEIKVIVQQTIQETGASSKADMGKVMSALMPKVKGRADGKLVNQAVQQLLQ; from the coding sequence ATGAATCTTAGCGAACGATTAAACGAAGATATGAAGCAAGCGATGAGGAATCAGGAAAAGTTCAAACTCACCACGATTCGTATGGTTCGTGCTACGATCAAGAATCTTGAAATAGATCTGAAGAGAACTCTGAACGATGATGAAGTGCTTGATATCCTAAGTCGTGAAATCAAACAGCGCAAAGATGCCCTCCAGGATTTTATTAAAGCAGGCCGCGAAGATCTTGCAGATAATTTAAATGTCGAGATTGATATTATTGCCCGGTACCTCCCCGAGCAGCTTACCGAAGAAGAAATTAAAGTAATTGTACAGCAGACCATCCAGGAAACCGGTGCTTCTTCGAAAGCCGACATGGGGAAAGTAATGAGTGCGCTAATGCCTAAAGTCAAAGGACGGGCGGATGGCAAACTTGTAAACCAGGCAGTTCAGCAACTGCTGCAATAA
- the rpsU gene encoding 30S ribosomal protein S21, translated as MSETKVRKNETIDAALRRFKRSIAKDGVLAEVKKRKHYEKPSVKRKKKSEAARKRKF; from the coding sequence GTGTCTGAAACGAAAGTTCGCAAAAATGAGACAATCGATGCTGCACTTCGTCGCTTTAAGCGCTCCATTGCTAAGGACGGTGTCCTGGCTGAGGTGAAGAAACGCAAGCATTATGAAAAGCCAAGCGTTAAACGCAAGAAAAAGTCTGAGGCTGCTCGTAAGAGAAAGTTCTAG
- a CDS encoding histidine triad nucleotide-binding protein, with protein MENCLFCKIVNGDIPSNKIYEDDEFLVFHDIQPAAPVHAVMIPKKHIASMNEAEGEDFALIGKLHQVAQTTAKQLDIAETGYRLINNCGPDGGQTVFHLHFHLLGGAKLGALTGVSASHAE; from the coding sequence ATGGAGAACTGCTTATTTTGCAAAATCGTAAACGGAGACATTCCTTCCAACAAAATTTATGAAGACGACGAGTTTCTGGTCTTCCATGACATTCAGCCTGCTGCGCCGGTTCATGCGGTCATGATCCCGAAGAAACATATCGCTTCAATGAATGAGGCGGAAGGCGAGGATTTTGCCTTGATCGGCAAGCTGCACCAAGTTGCGCAAACGACAGCTAAACAGCTGGATATTGCTGAAACGGGCTACAGACTGATCAACAATTGCGGACCTGACGGAGGACAGACCGTATTCCACCTGCACTTCCATTTGCTTGGCGGGGCCAAGCTGGGGGCGCTTACTGGAGTTTCTGCTTCGCACGCCGAGTAA